A genomic stretch from Panthera uncia isolate 11264 chromosome E3, Puncia_PCG_1.0, whole genome shotgun sequence includes:
- the LOC125928023 gene encoding sulfotransferase 1A1 isoform X1 — protein MELVPDTSRPPLQYVKGIPLIKYFAEALGPLQNFQAQPDDLLISTYPKSGTTWVSEILDMIYQGGDLEKCRRAPVFIRIPFLEFKAPGIPTGMEVLKDTPAPRIIKTHLPLALLPQTLLDQKVKVVYVARNAKDVAVSYYHFYRMAKVHPDPDTWDSFLEKFMAGEVSYGSWYQHVREWWELSHTHPVLYLFYEDMQENPKREIQKILEFVGRTLPEETVDLITQQTSFKEMKKNPMANYTTIPPDIMDHSVSAFMRKGRTATLPFFLAPTGVAGDWKTTFTVAQNERFDAHYAEKMAGCSLRFRTHL, from the exons ATGGAGCTGGTCCCGGACACCTCACGCCCGCCACTGCAGTACGTGAAGGGGATCCCTCTCATCAAGTACTTTGCCGAGGCACTGGGGCCACTGCAGAACTTCCAGGCCCAGCCCGATGACCTGCTTATCAGCACCTACCCCAAATCCG GCACCACCTGGGTGAGCGAGATCCTGGACATGATCTACCAAGGTGGCGATCTGGAGAAGTGTCGCAGGGCCCCCGTCTTTATCCGGATACCCTTCCTTGAGTTCAAGGCTCCAGGGATTCCCACAG GTATGGAGGTTCTGAAAGACACACCGGCCCCACGAATCATCAAGACGCACCTGCCCCTGGCCCTGCTCCCTCAGACCCTGCTGGATCAGAAGGTCAAG GTGGTCTATGTTGCCCGCAACGCAAAGGATGTGGCTGTCTCCTATTACCACTTCTACCGCATGGCCAAGGTGCACCCTGACCCTGACACCTGGGACAGCTTCCTGGAGAAGTTCATGGCCGGagaag tGTCCTACGGGTCCTGGTATCAGCACGTGCGGGAGTGGTGGGAGCTGAGTCATACCCACCCTGTTCTCTACCTCTTCTATGAGGACATGCAAGAG AACCCTAAAAGGGAAATTCAGAAGATCCTGGAGTTTGTGGGGCGCACCCTGCCAGAGGAGACCGTGGATCTCATCACCCAGCAAACGTCTTTCAAGGAGATGAAGAAGAACCCCATGGCTAACTACACCACCATACCCCCTGACATCATGGATCACAGCGTTTCGGCCTTCATGAGGAAAG GACGCACAGCCACGCTGCCCTTCTTCCTCGCGCCCACAGGCGTCGCGGGGGACTGGAAGACCACCTTCACTGTGGCCCAGAACGAGCGCTTTGACGCCCACTATGCGGAGAAGATGGCGGGCTGCAGCCTCCGCTTCCGCACGCACCTGTGA
- the LOC125928023 gene encoding sulfotransferase 1A1 isoform X2 — translation MELVPDTSRPPLQYVKGIPLIKYFAEALGPLQNFQAQPDDLLISTYPKSGTTWVSEILDMIYQGGDLEKCRRAPVFIRIPFLEFKAPGIPTGMEVLKDTPAPRIIKTHLPLALLPQTLLDQKVKVVYVARNAKDVAVSYYHFYRMAKVHPDPDTWDSFLEKFMAGEVSYGSWYQHVREWWELSHTHPVLYLFYEDMQENPKREIQKILEFVGRTLPEETVDLITQQTSFKEMKKNPMANYTTIPPDIMDHSVSAFMRKGVAGDWKTTFTVAQNERFDAHYAEKMAGCSLRFRTHL, via the exons ATGGAGCTGGTCCCGGACACCTCACGCCCGCCACTGCAGTACGTGAAGGGGATCCCTCTCATCAAGTACTTTGCCGAGGCACTGGGGCCACTGCAGAACTTCCAGGCCCAGCCCGATGACCTGCTTATCAGCACCTACCCCAAATCCG GCACCACCTGGGTGAGCGAGATCCTGGACATGATCTACCAAGGTGGCGATCTGGAGAAGTGTCGCAGGGCCCCCGTCTTTATCCGGATACCCTTCCTTGAGTTCAAGGCTCCAGGGATTCCCACAG GTATGGAGGTTCTGAAAGACACACCGGCCCCACGAATCATCAAGACGCACCTGCCCCTGGCCCTGCTCCCTCAGACCCTGCTGGATCAGAAGGTCAAG GTGGTCTATGTTGCCCGCAACGCAAAGGATGTGGCTGTCTCCTATTACCACTTCTACCGCATGGCCAAGGTGCACCCTGACCCTGACACCTGGGACAGCTTCCTGGAGAAGTTCATGGCCGGagaag tGTCCTACGGGTCCTGGTATCAGCACGTGCGGGAGTGGTGGGAGCTGAGTCATACCCACCCTGTTCTCTACCTCTTCTATGAGGACATGCAAGAG AACCCTAAAAGGGAAATTCAGAAGATCCTGGAGTTTGTGGGGCGCACCCTGCCAGAGGAGACCGTGGATCTCATCACCCAGCAAACGTCTTTCAAGGAGATGAAGAAGAACCCCATGGCTAACTACACCACCATACCCCCTGACATCATGGATCACAGCGTTTCGGCCTTCATGAGGAAAG GCGTCGCGGGGGACTGGAAGACCACCTTCACTGTGGCCCAGAACGAGCGCTTTGACGCCCACTATGCGGAGAAGATGGCGGGCTGCAGCCTCCGCTTCCGCACGCACCTGTGA
- the SLX1A gene encoding structure-specific endonuclease subunit SLX1, with protein MGPEGDAARPGRFFGVYLLYCLNPRHRGRVYVGFTVNPTRRVQQHNGGRKKGGAWRTSGRGPWAMVLIVHGFPSAVAALRFEWAWQHPQASRRLAHVGPRLRSEAAFAFHLRVLAHMLRVPPWVRLPLTVRWLRADFRCDLCPPPPPHMPLTFGPPPPRAAAPKRRAGPLADLESEPDQDAEACCALCARSFQDEEGPLCCPHPGCRLRAHVICLAEEFLEKEPGQLLPLEGQCPGCKNSLLWGDLIWLCQMGTEEEEENLELEEEHWTDMLET; from the exons ATGGGCCCTGAGGGGGACGCGGCGAGGCCCGGGCGCTTCTTCGGCGTCTATCTGCTCTACTGCCTGAACCCTCGGCACCGGGGTCGCGTCTACGTGGGGTTCACTGTCAACCCTACTCGTAGGGTCCAGCAGCACAACGGGGGCCGCAAGAAAGGAGGGGCCTGGCGGACCAGCGGGCGCGGGCCCTG GGCGATGGTGCTTATCGTGCACGGCTTCCCTTCCGCCGTGGCCGCCCTTCGG TTCGAGTGGGCCTGGCAGCACCCCCAAGCCTCACGCCGCCTGGCTCACGTGGGCCCGCGCCTGCGCAGCGAGGCCGCCTTCGCTTTCCACCTACGCGTGCTGGCGCACATGCTGCGCGTGCCGCCTTGGGTGCGCCTCCCGCTCACCGTGCGCTGGCTGCGCGCCGACTTCCGGTGTGACCTCTGCCCACCGCCACCGCCGCACATGCCGCTGACCTTTGGGCCTCCGCCGCCCCGCGCCGCGGCCCCGAAGCGCCGCGCCGGACCCTTAGCTGACCTGGAGTCCGAGCCTGACCAAGATGCCGAGGCCTGCTGCGCCCTGTGCGCGCGCTCCTTCCAG GATGAAGAGGGCCCCCTGTGCTGCCCCCACCCTGGCTGCCGCCTCAGGGCCCACGTGATCTGCCTTGCAGAGGAGTTCCTGGAGAAGGAGCCAGGGCAGCTTCTGCCCCTAGAGGGTCAATGCCCTGG CTGTAAGAACTCACTGCTGTGGGGAGACCTGATCTGGCTGTGCCAGATGGGCAccgaggaggaagaagagaacttGGAATTAGAAGAG GAACACTGGACAGACATGCTGGAGACCTGA
- the BOLA2B gene encoding LOW QUALITY PROTEIN: bolA-like protein 2 (The sequence of the model RefSeq protein was modified relative to this genomic sequence to represent the inferred CDS: deleted 1 base in 1 codon; substituted 1 base at 1 genomic stop codon), with translation MVSAETXDCWKAGLAEGGSAGFTNALVRAEVETDGSGVSTVGRGVAAVGAGIPSPLSCRPFWAAAMELSAEYLREKLQRDLEAEHVEVEDTTPNRCASSFRVLVVSAKFEGKPLLQRHRLVNTCLAEELLHIHAFEQKTLTPEQWTREQQK, from the exons ATGGTAAGCGCGGAAACGTAGGACTGTTGGAAAGCTGGACTTGCC GAGGGCGGAAGTGCCGGGTTTACAAACGCCTTAGTAAGGGCGGAAGTCGAGACTGACGGAAGTGGCGTCAGTACGGTCGGAAGAGGTGTGGCTGCGGTGGGAGCTGGGATTCCATCCCCGCTGAGCTGCCGCCCCTTCTGGGCTGCCGCAATGGAACTCAGCGCCGAGTACCTCCGGGAGAAGCTGCAGCGGGACCTTGAGGCAGAGCACGTG GAAGTAGAGGACACGACTCCCAACCGTTGCGCGTCCAGCTTCCGAGTCCTGGTGGTGTCGGCCAAGTTCGAGGGGAAGCCGCTGCTTCAAAGACACCG GCTGGTGAACACGTGCCTAGCAGAAGAGCTTCTGCACATCCATGCCTTTGAGCAGAAAACTCTGACCCCAGAGCAGTGGACCCGTGAGCAGCAGAAATGA